The Triticum urartu cultivar G1812 chromosome 5, Tu2.1, whole genome shotgun sequence genome contains the following window.
atctctagaagcatcggttagtccattgtaattatttcattttcttgagaggatgatgaggcagagcattaagtaattggagaagcctcctacaatcttgtgggagactctcttcttcaatttgcacaaaattatatatttcccttaaagcagcttgtttcttatgagcggggaaatatttagcagagaaatagtaaatcatatcctggggactacgcacacaaccaggatcaagagaattaaaccatatattagcatcactctttaatgagaacggaaataatttaaggatatactagtagcgagttttctcatcattagtgaacatggtagctatatcatttaatttagtaagatgtgccacaacagtttcagattcatagccatagaaaggatcatattcaaccagagtaattaactcaggatcaacagagaaatcataatccttatcagtaataaagataggtgaagtagcataagcagggtcatatttcattatAGCTTTCAGAgttttttctttaagcttagctaataatttcttaagatcacttctatcattgcaagcaagaaagtctctaggagtttcttcatccataacataaccctcaagaacaacaggcaattcatatctagggggagaatcttcatcatcacttcatcaatattatgagtttcaataatttcattctctctagccctagcaagttgttcatcaagaaattcaccaagtggcacagtagtatcaagcatagaagtagtttcatcataagtatcatgcatagcagaagtgccatcatcaataacatgcgacatatcagaatgaatagcagaagcaggtttaggtgccgcaagattactcaaaacagaaggtgaatcaagtgcagagctagatgtcagttccttacctcccctcgtagttgaggaaaaatattggttctttcatctttcaagtttctCATAGTGAccagtagatataaatcccaagtgactcaaagaatagagctatgctccccggcaacggcgccagaaaatagtcttgataacccacaagtataggggatcgcaatagtttttgagggtagagtattcaacccaaatttattgattcgacacaaggggagcataagaatattctcaagtatttgcaggtgagttgtcaattcaaccacacctggaaacttaatatctgcagaaaggtatttagtagcaaaggaatacgatagtagtggtaacggtggcaaaaaaGTAATAGTGGcaaaaagtaacggtagcaaaagtaatatttttgggttttatagtgatggtaaaagtagcaacgaaaaagtaaataagcaaagaacaatatatgcaaagctcgtaggcaatggatcggtgatggagaattatgccggatgctaTCGTACATgcaatagtcataacctagggtgacatggaactagctccagttcatcaatgtaatgtaggcatgtattccgaatatagtcatacgtgcttatggaaaagaacttgcatgacatattttgtcctaccctcccgtggcagcggggtcctattggaaactaagggatattaaggcctccttttaatagagtaccagaccaaagcattaacacatagtgaatacatgaactcagcaaactatggtcatcaccgggagtggtcctgattattgtcacttcggggttgccggatcataacacatagtaggtgactatagacttccaatataggatcaagaactcacatatattcatgaaaacataataggttcagatctgaaatcatagcactcgggccctagtgacaagcattaagcatagcaaagtcatagcaacatcaatctcagaacatagtggatactagggatcaaaccctaacaaaactaactcgattacatgataaatctcatccaacccatcaccgtccagcaagcctacgatggaattactcacgcacgacggtgaacatcatgaaattggtgatggaggaaggttgatgatgacgatggcgatggttTCCCCTCTCGAGAGCCCCggacggactccagatcagccctcccgagagagtgaatatatggagtcagggttgaggttggtggagcgtcaaggggcccatgaggcagggggcgcgcccccaccctcgtggacaggtggaggcccccctgacgtggattcttcttctagtatttttatatattccaaaataattctccgttgattttcaagtcattccgagaacttttatttctgcacaaaaataacaccatggcaattctgctgaaaacaacgtcagtccgggttagttccattaaaatcatgcaagttagagtccaaaacaagggcaaaagtgtttggaaaagtagatacgacggagacgtatcaaacatatattgtgaaatagtatggctccttcatggatgttcttccaggtcggctccaactccgatgaccatttagaaactccatcttgtttgtcaTGCCAGGCTGCCAGGCCGCCAAGCCGCCAACCTAATCTCTATTATCCAACTACTACaactagtaatgaattttacatagagtcaTAAGTCGACACGCATGTCGTTATACAATATAATGATAGCACTTTGGCTCCTGCCAGCTGACAAACATGACACGCAGGccatgtataatttacacacatgcatacacatgagccatactattcacatcaaaccctgcaaaataaagttATGCATAGAATCGTATTCTACCAGTTTGAGTGATCATGAACTTCGATCACGCCAAATTCTCTAATCTGACCAATCTTATCGATCATCGCGAGCCTGATTCGGATTTACATTCCACTGTAAACCCCGATGGCGGATACCGACCGGTAGGGGTAGGTTGTGTCACGACCTCATCGACTTCAATCATCAGAAAACATAGCCTCAACTATCCCCATGTGCAGTTGATCACATCAACCGTGCACATAGCCGATCTCATCAACGACAACAGATCTCATCTATCGCCTGcacatatctaatatgcatacaatctgaatccaaatcctatagcggaggctctgataccactattgggttctacggtagggtgcgtcggagcggcgcaagtgcaccgcctctaacggtatcagCGCGTGCAagaggaacgtcgtgcggcggactgctaggtccgatcacacaaccggcggcgagtggaggtgtctattagTAACATATGCAAACCCTAGTAACAGCGCCGAAGCAATCATCTGCATGAGTTTGCCGCACCCCACATTATATAGGTGTCCGTCGTGGGCCCAATACTTGGGCCTCGCatggaccctaaagcccataactCTACTCGACCATAATCCGAATACAACCTTAATCACATCCGACTAGTGTTCTCGGATCCGACCTTGTAGGTTCCTTCCGATAAGCGCttgaccccttaggttcaagctgGCTTGGTCACAGTTTGGATCACATCCGGACTACATGGCtagtagcggcctctagcaagacGTGCCGACCACCAAGCTGACaatgaagctggttaggcgaacctgtacatcacacttccattccttttgccacacgatatacgTTGTCGGGCtgaaggcgagtctgtcatccttgtgctagccctacctctttctcattccagtgatgccgaccacaaaccagattatctcataatccttgtcacatggccatgcttatcctggtcggaccacacgaggggcccagagtatatctctccttatcggaggggcaaatcccatcttgctcgaccatgtctcgcagcatgggtctggacaagcccgaaacctacctttgtaactacccagtcacggagTAGCATTTGGTTAGCCAAAAGCAAGTCTGTTACCATCCCGAGTACATACGCCAGCTCAGGTATTAGGACATAAAACGTATGTTgcactagagactcacagatgacatatcgctgtgTCTCATAGTTGagtctgtccgactcggaccttatctcaacTCGGATCCGACTATGTTGAATCTGACTAGATCCTTCCGactccatattatccggttagcatccagtgccccatggctagtgagaccaagccatcgacagTGTCATATGCCAATCTAGTTGGTTGcacgtccacacagccctttcgactagggaccttttaggacgttcatcatacaatgcatagtcccacaaacaagtcacgtacttgctgatacacatcattgataatgtccaaggactatatttattcataaacacataggaaatatcatcatacatgattgcctctagggcatatctccaacaagGCCGTCATCAACAGCGAGGGgggagacccactgccggccacaccgttatctctggccgagcgccgtagtgggaggtcctccgatccatTCGTCGTTGCCCTAGTGTGGGCGGACCAGGCCTctcgccgcccacctatccacatcccgaccaccttcaggtatatcttccttCAAAACCACCCTAGATCTACTTCCCCAGCTTGCTATGtagctgcatgtgcatcattttctacctcagcccctctcgatcgtATGGTCCAACGACACATATTTTTCTTCTTCTATttttagaggtaaagctacttcatggagtcgaatcttgtacttggttcaaacaagaaataaagtgggggtgggggaatttagtatgtacatcggacttggtacaaacaagaaggaaagagggtgaaagtagtacagactagtcatccaaccggtctcttggtcgaaaagggaaatataggggaaACGATGTACagagtggtatgaccaggactagatttgatatccacacataggagtaggtggctagagtgaacaaaaatgggaccaacccagatatgtttcttgaatgtttgtttctcggggcaacaaactccAAATCGCCACTTTATGCCCTGGTTtaggtacatggtgctggactgctggtgcacccactgttccatgcccttataccaaatatttaaCTATTATTAATCTAATGCCCCTggtaaaatgaagccatgccacagttataagccatgacaagtttagccaaatttTTTTGcatgtaattgtttgagactctgactgtttcctctgtaGCTTTCTGTGCAAAAAGGGATATCTatttcacctggttgctgttgtgaccttttggtgcactgcacaaaacacttcttaaaagaagtgacttttttgctatttaactggaatgtcagaatggaacattTGGTTCATTTCGGTGGAACTACACAAAGGGAGATTTGTGTTCCAATcatcatcatccatattggcaccataaccttcctttaggtaagaatgttatttaatgcatgtgttcatctctattttgcgactgccatgagaaaataatgctttTGTTTACTAGTACatttgtactccctcactgacaaaaccaattctgaaatagaaggccaatcatgtacttggtttcaccaactagtgaggagaaagagaaatagagcatgaagaggaagaagaagaagaagaagaagaagaataaacagtgccaaggtgATCTTGCTGAAGCCGAGGCCTctgtcgaggccattcaagggatCCAACAGCatctaccttacatgtgagacgatcctctagggagcccttccacttctgtgtattgtccatcatgaatttgatgctactgttagaataatatgctaatgtctttctATCATTTCTCACTAAGTTAATGAAGGTTTtgccttgttcctacttgtgcaaacagggatcatgttgtgccaatcatacattagtggaactacacaagacaatacaatgaactgtatcgcggccagtgctttaactctgctggaagttcttaatctttcgatataatctcaacactggtaaacaagagtgatttcaaccatacatttgaagagcacaaaaatatatactattgagtgattccagtgagtgcttaaTCATCTCTTCTGGTACTACATGAATTagctttttttctcaggttggtaccagcctaaggccttcatccatattattgttatcgtgctactgtcatgagaaactcctttatctttgcacgttaaagttttgcaacctatgacaCATgacaatgctttgagtgttgagctaattggcatagattaaataaactaatacctctctttaagcaagactattatgttgctaactttacccatttagataatgagggtgcttctatttgttagtgtatgtttcatcaactagtcccactattacagtaatctcactctctcaatatatgtgccaatagggatgctcgattttggtgcaattgcaaaaaaactttgggtgcttcattgcctcgacagcttccttcctttcctgtcagtcgctaatcTCGGCTTGCTTCCTTCCTTTGTTGTCAGTCGCTTTGCTTATCttggcttccagtcaaaggaaatagtaattgatatgctacctcacacaggttggtacttgtctttatcctgattattgtgcttgttatatgtattggtaatttggtattgtacTACTGTTtaccgatttcataaaggagtaacttggagcctgaactcgcagacaaatcattacattgggtgatttcagtagaacttcACAAAAAGATCAGATGGGCAGATACTTATgatgctgctatgtactccaaagttcactcagaaaAGAATCAATGTTGACaagaagaagtgcctatattcttTCGAGTATCAACCAGCGTCAACTagttgtcaaactccaagtattaggagagtgaatgccaaaaatattgcttggcacatagcccagaaaaatgcagtcagtctttggtcccaacttgtgccttttgggtatcggcacatatggtagcgaactgtatggcatggagtctaaatattccagacaagttggttgacgcatATATTCATCttgcacttaatcagtctgcacgccagggatgctccatttcagttgaactgcacaaaaaatttgggtggttcattttctcagccgcctcctttcttgtctgcaatgtagaattttggcgagctacAAGACCAAGATAAGCTAGTAAactggttggatgaaagtagtggccaagttgctcaaacctccctcggcacgaggtcactatttgaggataaacctccaagcaaagttcagattgtctgtgcttcctcttatgtactcgaaagtttactcgtacaagaattacttttagcaagaagtacctccgactgaacaccaccatttaccagtctgtaccctaggtaattaaagttcgtccatggatgaTATTGGATGGGATCTCAATCATTGGgttgcataaacatactgaacatgtgtatatctaaatctttttgtgaattatctatgaaaattgtcgtgtgatctatcaatcatttggatgcatagacatgctgaacttgtgtatatatgaatcttttgagttgttgattgtgaatgttggcaatgaatatgaacgtgtcctgtgaacctgagtttgatacgAATGTTTACTTGTTCTGttgtacttgtgtgtgaacttgttagtatgtcTACTGTGGGATTTGTGACATGTGGGTGTCAACGGCACACCTTCCCGAGAAGAATTGCACCTGCTTTGTTAGGGTAGCAACAGCGCATCAACTCTTTTTAATATTTTTGCTCTATCTCCCCCCTGCCCCGCTCAACCCCTACTGTAATGTTTTCGGCCTCAAGACAAGCATAGTACTGCATTGTTTTGGGGGCTTGATGAATAATCGAGTGCTAGTTTCTGTAGGTTGGCCCGCCCAGCAAATGGGTTGCTGGTCCACCACGGactgggaggctaaaaatacaaGTTGTATGGTGCAGAGGCAAGTCAAAAAACACCATTGAGAGCCATCCATTGAAGAAAAAATCATgcatattattgcctctagggcatatttccttcaaagcgGGCGCAGTCCAGGACAGTTTCCTCTTTCATGCTAAGGAGGCAAGGACGTACGCGGGTTCCCAAGGGACCCCATAAAGGTTTTCATTCTCGTGCAACATGACAAATACCATGAGCTCAGCAGGATGGATGTCATTGCCGATCCCACCTCTGTGTCATGGCCAGAAGCTTTGCAGGagaagaccacctttcgtcaggataagatgtactactATCCCCCTTCAAAATTGGCCGTTGTGGAATCCTTTCCCGCATAAGTTATgagggaagaggaccaaggccactataattATAGGCTAGTCTCCACCGTAGAGAGGGATCGAATCCTTCGGCAATTGAGCTTTCCTGAGGCAGCTCATCCacttgtactagttcatccccATCATCCTCGCGAGGCAATCAACCACAAAGCAGTAGTAGGGTCTTACACCTTAAGgtggcccgaatctgggtaaataTGTGTTCTTCCTTTCCCCCACTCGCACGAACCCGGTGAGGCCAAGCCATGAGGCGATGAGCCTGAGGCTGTAGCTAGGCAGGGTCTTCGTACATGCCCGAGAGTTCGAACCTTGTTTCAGTCCACGGAGCCTCGACTATGACAGGTCTCAAGTATATAACCAGAGATGTCCGTTTGATGCACATTCTAAAGCCAAAACATGAAGGATAGGCTCACTAAGGCATGCAATATCATAAGTCCAAAATAAAAAATAGAGACCTACTTGTAAACCTTTATTTTCTAAGAACTCCTTGAAATCGGCCAATTTGAGATCACCCACAAGAATTGACATGTGGGCCACTGGAGTTGATGAGGGGGTAGCAAAGTGAGCTTCTCATCCACCTTTCCAACCCCTGAATCAACCCATGCAATTTCATGCTCGCCCAACTATAGAAAATGTTGGTGCCAGAGTTAGTGCTTTCTTTCAACAAACTCAAAGGAAGTAAATGTGGCTGAAGACTGAGACCAGGTGCTTTCCGGTGGTTACTGGCCAAAATTTTGCATGGATGGCTCAGGGTTGATGAGAAAATTCAACTTGTTTAACATTATTCTTATGGCTAGTGACTAGTTGGGAAATGGAATGCATGGGCGCTAGTTGGAAGCAACAACATTTTTCTTTAtccattttttgttttttcattttGGACAGCAAAAGAAATCCTACCATTTTCATTTTGCTTGTTAATTATTGAGATCTGAATGGGCTATGAGTACTTTAGGAGGTAAAAACATGGATGCCTCCATGTTCCCCTGACTTTATACACTCCTTAAACTTGTATATATAGAGAGGCATAAACATGGACGCCAACAAAAAATGTACTATATAGATCAAAATGAACTACTTCCACTCTATACACAAATACCACCACCTCTTATAAACTCATGTTTGTAAAACATGGATACAAAAACTACTACAAGCTGGATGATAAAACAAGGTATAAAAACAAAAGATGAAATAAGGATATGTAGGCTGAAGCAAGATCTTATAATGGAGCTAAAGGAGTAGAATGGATCTCTTTCCTCCTTTGCCACTTCACTATTTTGGTGGTAGTGTGCCTTGTACCCTGAGTTGGTACTTATACAGGGGCAACGGGGAGGCATATCCCATGGCCAACGAATCTGCACCTCCTTCACCATGCAAAAATCCTCCACTCTCTGCCAAcgtaaatatggcaaatgaataTGGGGAGATTTTATACACACACATTAATGATGCACATCTTTGGAAATGCAATATTTATGGCGTATGCGACGACAAAGGGATGTGTTGGGTAGCACGAGATAATGGATGTGAGATTAGGAAAGTCTGATGGGACGAAGAGCAACGACGGTGTAGAGGATCATGCGAGAGAGGCACTCAAGGAAGGAGGGAGGGATAAGTAGGTTTATAAATATTTAGAAATGAAAATATATTACAAAATTATTTGTGGAGGTTTATGAACGCAAGGACGTACTTCAGAGTATCATGTTAAAAATCAATGTCTCACGAAATGTTAAAACAATGTCAATTAGCTTTGAGCCTCTCTCCTACAAATTACGCAAAACATACCCTCGATTAAAGTTGGCAAATAAATTATGTAACTATTTCTTTCGAGTATTTTTTTATCAAAGTGATAATGGACAAAACATTGCGCCCTATTTATATTGGTGCCAATCAATAAATATATCAATGCCTTGGAATCAAGGGTAGCGTCTCATGTTCTTCTTGCTTGGAACGAACGAACTTTAACATTAATCTTTCAAAATGATACAACACAATGAAACTAAACAACACGACAATGCATACATAAGAAAACATAGTTCCAGGAGCAGAAAAACATTTCCTCCATCACTCAAGGAAGTTGGATTGTGCTAGACCATGGTGTTCTTCTTCTTGTTCATGACTTCCTTAATTATAGACTTGAGATCCTAAACCTTGATTGGTTTGGGCACAAAAACATCAGCAGCAGCACTTATGAACACCTCCATGGCATCGTCATCAGCTGACATCCCAACAATCTTCACATCAGTTTCCCCCATAGCACGAATCTTTACAACTGCCTGTTAAGAAACACAATAAAAGAATTTTTAGTTTATTTTCAAACTTAAAACAAGGACTTATGTTCAGATCAATACATTTCTAAAAATTGTAAAACATTGAAAATCCAAAGGGGAAGCTAAGCACCTCAGGACTAGTCATGATGGGCATGTCCTTATCACAAAAAATAATGTCAAACTTCTTCCCCTCAAGGAATAGGTCAACTGCTTCTTTTCCATTCACGGCGAGAGTAATCTCACATTGAAAATTACGCAACTTTGCCGAGAGGACCATCCTTTGAACTGTGGTGTCCTCAACAACTAGGGCCTTCATAAAGGAGGATCCTTGGGCCTTGGATGCCATGATCAGCTAAACATATTTGAAAATAGAACAAAGAATTAGTTATTCCCAATAGGATAAGGAAATTAGTTATTCCCTTACACACTCATGCCAAATACACAAAGGAGATTGTTATTCTTGAAAAGAGTCAAC
Protein-coding sequences here:
- the LOC125506186 gene encoding two-component response regulator ORR42-like, whose amino-acid sequence is MASKAQGSSFMKALVVEDTTVQRMVLSAKLRNFQCEITLAVNGKEAVDLFLEGKKFDIIFCDKDMPIMTSPEAVVKIRAMGETDVKIVGMSADDDAMEVFISAAADVFVPKPIKV